Proteins from one Cydia fagiglandana chromosome 13, ilCydFagi1.1, whole genome shotgun sequence genomic window:
- the LOC134670293 gene encoding mRNA-decapping enzyme 1B has product MADTGLRMNFAALKRADPYAREIIDSATHVALYTFEENEWEKTNIEGALFVYSRNGEPYHSLVIMNRLNTNNLIEPVSKGIELQLKEPFLLYRNAKCCIYGIWFYDKDECVRVATKLNSLVKESIKQAPAENMPQTPAYSSTPSNPPVDIFSMLSKAQDDFNSNKGLVVNKSEASSARAPDMASQSVMDFFAKAGGGGAVQMPAVSSLPSPGIFGPRQPDSREAPGLLQRLMSNPAHSVEHIEKQQRSVTPQEVHANGNISLDTSLRQPSGFQLKSTPIENNSQSHNQQRIPGIQKGPLLSGLDTNGPITLENELNLMHMSSPKPTSPPAAYLNQSQDISYLEKGIFPLNNSLPMQSKPALMPPTMFTATVGDVHPSPEPLTRNQLLQAFNYLLKHDSDFVNKLHEAYVKSFSEKTFSVS; this is encoded by the coding sequence ATGGCTGACACCGGTCTACGTATGAATTTTGCTGCATTGAAGAGGGCAGATCCATACGCGCGAGAAATAATTGACAGTGCTACCCACGTTGCACTTTATACATTTGAAGAGAACGAATGGGAGAAAACGAACATCGAAGGAGCTTTGTTTGTGTACAGTAGGAATGGAGAACCGTATCACAGTTTGGTGATTATGAACAGATTGAATACGAACAACCTAATCGAACCTGTATCGAAAGGAATAGAATTACAACTAAAGGAACCTTTCTTATTGTATCGGAACGCCAAGTGTTGTATTTACGGCATATGGTTCTACGATAAAGACGAGTGCGTTCGAGTGGCGACGAAACTCAATTCTTTGGTTAAGGAGTCTATTAAACAAGCACCCGCAGAGAACATGCCGCAAACGCCTGCGTACAGTTCCACGCCTTCTAACCCTCCGGTGGATATTTTCAGCATGTTGAGCAAGGCGCAGGACGACTTTAATTCTAACAAGGGTCTCGTGGTGAACAAAAGTGAGGCATCGTCTGCACGGGCGCCGGATATGGCGTCACAGAGCGTGATGGACTTCTTTGCGAAGGCGGGTGGAGGTGGTGCAGTACAAATGCCCGCCGTGTCGTCACTGCCGTCGCCGGGAATTTTCGGACCGCGGCAGCCGGATTCGCGGGAAGCCCCTGGTTTGCTCCAAAGGCTTATGAGCAACCCTGCTCACTCCGTCGAACATATAGAAAAACAGCAGCGCTCTGTCACACCTCAAGAGGTACATGCTAATGGTAACATCTCTCTCGATACCTCATTGAGACAACCTAGTGGGTTCCAGTTGAAGTCTACCCCCATTGAGAATAATAGTCAATCTCATAACCAGCAAAGGATACCGGGCATTCAGAAGGGTCCGTTGCTAAGTGGGTTAGATACTAACGGGCCTATTACATTGGAAAATGAATTAAATCTTATGCATATGTCTTCTCCTAAGCCAACATCTCCACCAGCTGCTTATTTGAACCAATCACAAGACATCAGTTATTTAGAGAAGGGCATTTTCCCGCTGAATAATTCTTTACCGATGCAGTCTAAGCCAGCATTAATGCCTCCAACAATGTTCACGGCCACTGTAGGAGACGTGCATCCCTCTCCTGAACCACTGACGAGGAACCAGCTTCTGCAAGCCTTCAATTACCTACTTAAGCACGACTCTGATTTTGTCAACAAGCTTCATGAAGCCTATGTAAAATCCTTCTCAGAGAAGACATTCTCTGTGTCATAA